A window of the Mesotoga sp. Brook.08.105.5.1 genome harbors these coding sequences:
- a CDS encoding LacI family DNA-binding transcriptional regulator, producing the protein MSAKLSDVARLAEVSTATVSRVLNKSGYVSKKAREKVLSAIEELEYKPSKVASYLASRKLDFNIGIVAGRRLFKILSSKSDQFYTIVLNGIEEFFLNNNMRGELVSTDEFSNSFDGYLMIGGEISEKDVRMVKEGGKPVVLVDQYLAGVKVDCVVSDGYDGAVYGMRKLFSKGLKKIVNIHGPLSHFGFRDRYDGYISAMESAGYLPRAFEYDEENDNMSAIIDLLLSRYGLPDAVFGCNDTAAIRAMEEFQARGIKIPEEASIMGFDDIINSSGTTPSLTTFKIFKREMGVVASRRLQSLLIGNEPHPTKISLFTEFVQRESTL; encoded by the coding sequence TTGTCAGCAAAACTATCTGATGTCGCACGACTGGCAGAAGTATCAACCGCAACCGTTTCAAGAGTGCTGAATAAGAGCGGCTACGTTTCGAAGAAGGCAAGAGAAAAGGTCTTGTCAGCCATAGAAGAACTCGAGTACAAACCCTCAAAAGTTGCAAGCTACCTTGCAAGCAGAAAGCTTGACTTCAACATCGGCATCGTCGCTGGCAGAAGATTGTTTAAGATTCTTTCCAGCAAATCTGATCAATTTTACACTATCGTTCTTAATGGAATTGAGGAGTTCTTTCTAAACAACAACATGAGAGGAGAATTAGTATCGACAGATGAGTTCTCGAATAGTTTTGACGGATATCTGATGATAGGTGGAGAAATAAGCGAGAAAGATGTGAGAATGGTCAAAGAGGGCGGGAAACCGGTTGTGCTGGTCGATCAGTATCTTGCCGGTGTCAAGGTAGACTGTGTTGTTTCTGATGGTTACGATGGAGCTGTATATGGAATGAGAAAGCTCTTCTCAAAAGGTCTGAAGAAGATAGTGAACATCCATGGTCCCCTGTCTCACTTTGGTTTCAGAGATAGATACGACGGGTATATCTCAGCAATGGAAAGCGCCGGCTACTTGCCTAGAGCATTTGAATACGACGAAGAAAACGACAATATGAGCGCGATTATTGACCTTTTGCTTTCAAGATACGGGCTTCCAGACGCAGTATTCGGGTGTAATGATACGGCCGCAATCAGAGCAATGGAAGAGTTTCAGGCAAGAGGCATAAAAATACCAGAAGAGGCATCGATTATGGGATTTGATGACATTATAAACTCTTCCGGTACCACCCCTTCGTTGACGACATTCAAGATCTTCAAGCGTGAGATGGGGGTTGTAGCATCAAGAAGACTGCAGAGTCTGCTAATTGGCAATGAACCTCATCCTACAAAGATTTCTCTGTTTACCGAATTTGTCCAGAGAGAGAGCACTTTATAG